Proteins from a single region of Murdochiella vaginalis:
- the rpmA gene encoding 50S ribosomal protein L27 → MIAFNLQLFSSKKGVSSSKNGRDSNAQRLGVKRHDGVVVKAGNIIVRQRGTKFHPGLNVMRGGDDTLFAVADGVVRFERKGKDKKQVSVYPVEALA, encoded by the coding sequence ATGATTGCTTTTAATTTACAACTTTTCTCGAGTAAAAAAGGGGTGTCCAGCTCTAAAAACGGACGCGACTCCAATGCGCAGCGCTTGGGCGTAAAACGTCATGATGGCGTGGTCGTCAAAGCCGGAAATATTATTGTTCGTCAACGCGGAACCAAATTTCATCCCGGCCTGAACGTCATGCGTGGCGGCGATGACACGCTCTTTGCAGTAGCAGACGGCGTGGTTCGTTTCGAACGCAAGGGCAAGGACAAAAAACAGGTGAGCGTTTATCCCGTAGAAGCTCTGGCGTAA
- the mreD gene encoding rod shape-determining protein MreD — translation MNKLRYSLSLLAVLILQTAVVSNWTFSGIAPALHLVFLVAISFLYGPLWGGYTGLALGLLEDMMFSGVLGIRALLFFVGATAVGKALYHNEHNLATGTLATALFSFFVLAGQWGILFLLRKPLPYLYLIGKPVLFYALFNAALFIPVMLLMRRLMKPESIRFFGRI, via the coding sequence GTGAATAAACTGCGTTATAGTCTCAGCTTGTTGGCTGTTTTGATTTTGCAGACCGCCGTGGTTTCCAATTGGACGTTTTCTGGAATTGCCCCGGCGCTACATTTGGTTTTTCTCGTTGCGATTTCTTTTCTGTATGGCCCTCTGTGGGGCGGGTATACCGGTCTGGCCCTTGGCCTTCTGGAAGATATGATGTTTTCCGGCGTGTTGGGCATACGCGCATTGCTCTTTTTTGTGGGGGCAACGGCTGTGGGAAAAGCCCTGTATCACAACGAACATAATTTAGCTACAGGAACGCTTGCTACTGCGCTTTTTTCCTTTTTTGTGCTGGCGGGGCAATGGGGCATCTTGTTCCTTTTACGTAAACCATTGCCGTATCTGTATCTGATTGGCAAACCGGTGTTGTTTTATGCCCTGTTCAATGCCGCACTGTTCATTCCGGTTATGCTGTTGATGCGCCGTTTGATGAAGCCCGAAAGCATTCGCTTTTTCGGCCGGATTTAG
- a CDS encoding penicillin-binding transpeptidase domain-containing protein — protein MKKESLFRWGTIVAVMLAFMGLLLWRLYDLTLVQGDKYSQLARTRRTKEIQIAAPRGNIYDCNGVLLAGSRSSFAVQGFKDELMHLKTDERNQVLARLLRYIERDGAEYGEDFPIQRNQIVYASEADYLQEKETPDEKAQRLLVEHHLVEQWLQMVYHSALDRDFRVSPAARALTALSLKGSALPIQADPDVNFRLSWKAGKEYDTLKNAKVIKDNTSALEYLSKRLNDNKNLLSHVLNHPATRKLAYQLLNEKKLTENLRLRECDYTYVENARRKKAAFHQAFPAITLTSTAKEDFVTIVKNSALDRFLTSISVEEDNRFTIPAEGLLNRLANKGIETNLKYVISADARTVSVEFIHPEGEDGTALDRLKKLGLEQQLLDEVITDDAYKYLAEQAMFDEGFYPGIALKTWTYGLETDQEDFVKKFNLDKMSADEAFRRLLENYEIDPTMDPVLQWGIMLITDRVGKPGTYAFWPINICYELSEDTVAKIEENIASGAGIMVSQQAIRYYPFGESASHILGYIGKIATNEEVQTYVKEQHYLPNEFIGKVGVEQSFESTLHGTSGKETVLVDSFGNRTEILERQEPKAGNNVYLTVDIRLQQQSEKSLKNGILSVRHSLPYVSKWGRNKAHYSPMANSAASVSVDPNNGALLAMASYPMFDPNLFVTGISGSDWEMYQSATRLDTNAPRPLLNLATQAAVQPGSTFKTVVSLAALQKGLNPKMQIYDYGFVKIGDRQFNNLLYTRTGGSDGMVNMYDAIGKSNNYYFYILGLGRVPATGQDIGVQVTVDDIEKTAENLGLNHSSGLEIKQPAEVANHIPSRSAKMNLTKSMLSHFLEQNLKRYEKPDAKKGNTVIAKDIQTILKWSEQGELYTRAKLIADLEELGYYAERPLDGARSGLADLLKYTYFNQTNWTVADTMNAVIGQGQNAYTPISMCSIASIFANGGTDYDFTLVKEIRSPDNKTVLYNQTPRGKKVPIPASYFQEVREGMRRSAEHNQSEFNGLNFQVGSKTGTAERAGKDPRTGGNYAPYAWDICFAPYKQPKIATTVFMPDGDTSLNVVPIARDILASYLGTPASQEETPSLYEGRTTYDPPKPKTSEQEVSSQEQSTNE, from the coding sequence ATGAAAAAGGAATCGTTGTTTCGTTGGGGCACGATCGTGGCCGTGATGCTCGCCTTCATGGGCCTCCTTTTATGGCGCCTGTATGATCTCACTCTTGTTCAAGGAGACAAATACAGCCAGCTTGCACGGACGCGCCGCACCAAAGAGATTCAAATTGCCGCCCCGCGAGGGAATATTTATGACTGCAATGGTGTTTTGCTGGCCGGCAGTCGATCTTCTTTTGCTGTTCAAGGTTTCAAAGATGAGCTGATGCATCTTAAAACCGATGAGCGCAACCAAGTACTGGCGCGTCTTCTGCGCTATATTGAACGGGACGGGGCGGAGTATGGAGAAGATTTTCCCATTCAACGCAATCAAATTGTGTATGCTTCCGAAGCGGATTATTTGCAGGAAAAAGAAACACCGGATGAAAAAGCGCAGCGGTTATTGGTGGAACATCATCTTGTCGAGCAGTGGTTGCAAATGGTTTATCATTCGGCTCTTGATCGTGATTTTCGTGTTTCCCCGGCAGCGCGAGCCCTTACCGCTCTTTCCTTGAAAGGAAGCGCTCTACCTATTCAGGCGGATCCCGACGTGAATTTCCGCCTTTCCTGGAAAGCGGGAAAAGAGTACGATACTTTGAAAAATGCCAAAGTGATCAAAGACAATACCTCCGCTTTGGAATACTTGAGTAAACGGCTTAACGATAATAAAAACCTGCTATCGCATGTGCTCAATCATCCTGCAACGCGTAAATTGGCCTATCAGCTCTTAAATGAGAAAAAGCTCACCGAGAATTTGCGTCTTCGGGAATGCGACTATACGTATGTAGAAAATGCGCGCCGTAAAAAAGCAGCATTTCATCAGGCCTTTCCCGCCATTACGTTGACCTCGACCGCAAAAGAAGATTTCGTCACCATCGTCAAGAATTCCGCGCTGGATCGCTTTTTAACCTCCATTTCTGTCGAGGAGGACAATCGCTTTACCATTCCTGCGGAGGGCTTGCTCAATCGACTGGCAAATAAGGGGATTGAAACGAATCTCAAATACGTCATTTCGGCGGATGCGCGTACGGTGTCGGTCGAATTTATTCATCCGGAAGGGGAAGACGGAACCGCTCTGGATCGATTAAAAAAATTAGGACTCGAGCAACAGCTGCTTGATGAAGTCATTACCGATGATGCCTATAAGTATTTGGCGGAGCAAGCGATGTTCGATGAAGGATTTTATCCGGGCATTGCGCTGAAAACATGGACATATGGTCTGGAAACGGATCAGGAGGATTTTGTAAAAAAATTCAACCTGGACAAGATGAGCGCGGACGAGGCATTTCGTCGACTATTAGAGAACTATGAAATTGATCCCACTATGGATCCGGTGTTACAGTGGGGCATCATGCTCATTACCGATCGGGTCGGAAAGCCCGGCACATATGCGTTTTGGCCGATTAATATCTGTTATGAGCTTTCTGAGGATACGGTGGCCAAGATTGAAGAAAATATCGCTTCCGGCGCGGGCATCATGGTGTCGCAACAGGCCATACGCTATTATCCATTCGGCGAATCGGCTTCCCATATTTTGGGCTACATCGGCAAAATTGCTACTAATGAAGAGGTGCAGACCTATGTGAAGGAGCAGCATTATCTACCCAATGAGTTCATTGGAAAGGTCGGTGTAGAGCAGAGCTTTGAAAGCACATTACACGGTACGAGCGGCAAAGAAACCGTGCTCGTGGACTCCTTCGGCAATCGAACGGAAATTTTGGAGCGGCAGGAACCCAAGGCGGGGAACAACGTGTATCTGACCGTGGATATTCGATTGCAGCAGCAATCGGAGAAATCACTAAAGAATGGAATTCTTTCCGTTCGCCACAGTCTGCCCTATGTCAGCAAATGGGGAAGGAATAAGGCACATTATTCCCCTATGGCCAACAGTGCGGCCAGTGTATCCGTGGATCCAAACAATGGAGCCCTGTTGGCTATGGCTTCGTATCCCATGTTTGATCCGAACCTTTTTGTTACCGGCATTTCCGGCTCCGATTGGGAAATGTATCAATCAGCAACGCGCCTGGATACCAACGCACCGAGACCGCTGTTAAACCTTGCTACGCAGGCGGCAGTTCAACCAGGCTCCACCTTTAAGACCGTGGTGTCTCTGGCAGCATTGCAAAAGGGACTGAATCCGAAAATGCAGATTTATGATTATGGTTTTGTGAAAATTGGTGATCGCCAGTTTAACAACTTGCTTTATACTCGTACCGGCGGGTCCGACGGCATGGTCAACATGTATGATGCTATCGGCAAATCCAATAATTATTATTTTTATATTCTCGGTCTTGGCCGTGTTCCCGCTACGGGGCAGGATATCGGCGTGCAGGTCACCGTGGATGACATTGAAAAAACGGCGGAAAACTTGGGATTAAACCATTCGTCCGGCTTGGAAATCAAACAGCCGGCTGAAGTGGCCAATCACATTCCCAGCCGGTCTGCAAAGATGAATCTAACGAAATCCATGCTTTCTCATTTTCTGGAGCAGAATCTCAAGCGTTATGAAAAGCCTGACGCAAAAAAAGGCAATACGGTGATTGCAAAAGATATTCAAACCATTCTCAAATGGTCGGAGCAGGGAGAGCTGTATACCCGTGCGAAACTCATTGCGGATCTCGAAGAGCTCGGCTATTATGCTGAGCGTCCTTTGGACGGGGCGCGCAGTGGCCTGGCGGACCTGTTGAAGTACACCTATTTTAATCAGACGAACTGGACGGTGGCGGATACCATGAATGCGGTCATCGGACAAGGACAAAATGCTTATACACCCATTTCCATGTGTTCCATAGCCTCCATCTTTGCCAATGGCGGAACAGATTACGATTTTACGCTGGTAAAAGAAATCCGCAGTCCGGATAACAAGACGGTGCTCTATAACCAGACGCCACGGGGTAAAAAAGTGCCCATTCCCGCAAGCTATTTTCAGGAGGTGCGTGAGGGCATGCGCCGTTCCGCGGAGCATAATCAAAGCGAATTCAACGGTCTTAATTTTCAGGTGGGCAGCAAAACAGGAACAGCGGAGCGCGCAGGGAAGGATCCGCGCACAGGAGGAAATTATGCGCCGTATGCTTGGGACATCTGTTTTGCTCCCTATAAACAGCCCAAAATCGCAACGACGGTCTTTATGCCGGATGGCGATACGAGTTTAAACGTCGTGCCGATCGCGCGTGATATTTTGGCGTCCTATCTCGGTACGCCGGCTTCACAGGAAGAAACACCGTCGCTTTATGAAGGTCGCACGACATATGATCCGCCCAAGCCCAAGACTTCCGAGCAAGAAGTCTCGTCCCAAGAACAATCCACGAATGAATAA
- a CDS encoding ribosomal-processing cysteine protease Prp: MIHVECYASKENPSKLLGFSMKGHADYGEAQQDLLCANVSGIVTALINTLTDATDFGKNVHVQYAEGDVSVAIEEPLNEEQQKICQVLLNGFRLNMQELQKEYPGHINVNDRRL; encoded by the coding sequence ATGATTCACGTCGAGTGCTACGCGAGCAAGGAAAATCCGTCAAAGCTTCTCGGCTTTTCCATGAAGGGTCATGCGGATTACGGTGAAGCACAACAGGACCTTTTATGTGCCAATGTTTCCGGTATTGTAACCGCCCTGATTAACACCCTGACCGACGCAACCGATTTTGGGAAAAATGTCCACGTGCAGTATGCAGAAGGGGATGTTTCCGTAGCCATCGAGGAGCCACTCAACGAAGAACAACAAAAAATTTGTCAAGTCCTGTTGAACGGTTTTCGTCTCAACATGCAAGAATTACAGAAAGAATATCCGGGTCATATCAACGTAAACGATCGGAGGTTATGA
- the rplU gene encoding 50S ribosomal protein L21, producing MYAVLETGGKQFQVQVGDQIKVEKLAGEVGESIAIDKVLMLGGDALKVGKPYIEGASVKATVVAQGKDKKIVIGKFRPKSGYRRTRGHRQPYTLLKIEAINA from the coding sequence ATGTACGCAGTTTTAGAAACCGGTGGAAAACAGTTCCAGGTGCAGGTCGGCGATCAGATCAAGGTCGAAAAGCTTGCCGGAGAAGTGGGCGAGTCGATTGCTATCGACAAGGTTCTCATGTTGGGGGGCGACGCTCTTAAAGTAGGAAAGCCCTACATCGAAGGAGCCAGCGTAAAAGCCACCGTCGTTGCACAAGGCAAAGATAAGAAGATCGTGATCGGGAAATTCCGCCCGAAGTCGGGATATCGCCGCACACGCGGTCATCGTCAGCCGTATACACTGTTGAAAATTGAGGCGATCAACGCCTGA